CTTACCACTTCCGTAAAATTAATAGCACAAAATATTGTACATATTCAGGAAGATGTAAATGAAATTAAGCAGGGTCAAACTGATTTGTCTGCAAAGGTCGATACGCAAATAAAAGATATAAAATCTGATGTTGAAGTTAGGGTAAATAATGTCAAAGATAAAGTAAATCATATTGAGAAAGCACCTTACGACGAATATATTAAGACAAAACACGAAGTTAAAGTTAAAGTATTAGTTGGGGTTGTTAGCACTATTGCTTTAGGTGCTATTAGCACTTTAATTGCTTTATTCTCAAATGGAAATATAAAACTTTAAATATTATAGGGGGATAGTTTGCTATATTTATAGCGGCTATCCCCTATTTTTTACGATTTTATTATTATTGAGGGTATAATAAATGATTGTTGTGGGAGAGCGCCACACTGGCAGTGTGGAGGTCAGCGGTTCGATCCCGCTATGCTCCACCAAAAACAGGAAACCACAAGGCCAAGACCTTGTGGTTTCTCTTTATATTGGAAAGCGACCGGACACTTGATCAAAATTCAAGGCAAAAAGCGCGAGGGTAATCCTGATATGGAAATACCTCCGCGCTTTCATATTTTACTTTCTAAAAATACGCCTGACAACACAGATACTCCTTTTGCCCCGAATGATTCACCTGGTTTCGGTGCTTTCAATAGATTTCGCAATGAACTTTCTCCGCCCTGTACCGGTCGATAAACTCGTTTTTCTGGATAGCCGAGGGCAATCAGGCAAAATGGATGCTCCGGCGGGTAAAAATCTCTTCCACCGTGAATACATCCATTCTTGTTCGTCTGACCTACCCTGGGGATCAGGTAATCGACTGGCACTTATCGCAATAAGCTCCGCAGGCCGCACCTGTCCGCATATGTTCAGTACCCCATTCCGCAAGCTGAAGCAGGATAGGTACAATGCTTCTCCCTTTTTCCGTCAGTGTATATTCCACCCTGGGAGGCACTTCATTATACTGTTCGCGGTGAACGATACCGGACGCTTCCAAATCTTTGAGGGATTGGGACAGCATCATATTGGTAATACCGTCCAGCTTTCTTCTGATACTGCTGTACCGCGTCGGATTCCCACTCGCAAGCATGCAGAGGATCGGCAGCTTCCACTTGCCCCCTACAACATCAAGCGTATAGCGGATCGGGCAGAGCAGATCCTCACCTGTCTGTGACTGCGTCTTTTGATTCACTGGGCTCATGCTTCATTCTCCGTTCCATGGTATCATTTTTAATACTTTGTCATTTATTTCTGCGTTCTTGCAATAAACTTACTATGTAGTACAATGATATCACAAGGTGACCTTGAATACAATATTTTAAGGAGCGAAATATCAATGAAAGAAGTACTGAATTTTCTGAAGGCAAACAAGGTGTTCTTTTTGGCAACGGCGGAAAACGGCATCCCGCATGTGCGCCCGTTCGGGTTTGTGATGGATTGTGATGGGAAACTGGCCTTTTGCACCTCCATTCAAAAGAACGTATGCAAACAGCTTGCGGCGAATCCAAATGTGGAAATCAGCTGCGTAGACGCGCAGTGCAACACCCTGCGCATCCGCGGCAAAGCCGTTTTTGCGACTTCAGAGGAAACACAGCGCAAAGCACTGGAAGCGATGCCTTCTTTGAGCAACCTGTATTCCGTGGGAGACGGCAAGTTCGAGATCTTTTACTTGGATGAACCTAAAGCGGTATGCTCAACAATGTCGGGTGAAACGCAGGTATTGGAAGTCTAAAAACAAGGGGGTATGTATGCCGTGAATTTATCTGCTTTCATGAATGGCGGGATAAGTAACATCGCTCAGACTGCGGTTCGATTCTATTTGCATAACAGCAGAGGGCGGGCTTTTATGCTGAGGATGTCCTCCTCCTTCGATAAAAATGCGCAGATCAGGGAACAGTATGAGAAGGAAGGCATACACATCCCACCTTTTCTGATTGCAAGTATTGCATCAAATTGCAATCTGCGATGTGCCGGCTGCTACGCGAGGGCAAACGGCAGCTGCGGCAATGATGAAACAAGCAAGCAGCTGGGGACCAATGACTGGCGGCGCATATTTAAGGAAGCATCCGACATCGGTGTTTCATTTATTCTTCTTGCAGGCGGCGAACCGCTCTTGCGCCGTGAGATCATTCAGACGGCGGCGGAATTCAAGAATATCGCCTTCCCTGTCTTTACAAACGGAACCATGATCAATTCAGAATATTTAAATCTGTTCGACGGCAATCGCAATTTAGTCCCTGTTTTTAGTATCGAAGGCAATGACGCGCAGACAGATGCGCGGCGTGGGCCGGGCATATCGGGTCAAGTGTGGGAAGCGGCCGATCGACTCAAAAAAAAGGGCATCCTTTTTGGTGTTTCCATCACGGTAACCACTGAGAATAAAGATTCCGTTGTGAAAAGAGGTTTTGTAGATGCCTTACGAGATCGCGGCTGCGGTCTGATCTTTTACATTGAATACGTTCCCGCAGAAGAAAATACGGAGCATCTTGTCCTGACAGATACCGATGTGCATGAATTGCAATCCGGGATCGACTGTTTAAGGGGCGATAAGCGAAACAAAGGATTGATCATGCTGTCGTTCCCCGGTGACGAGCAGGCAATAGGCGGATGCTTGGCGGCAGGGCGCGGCTTTTTCCATATCAATCCACGCGGCGGTGCCGAGCCCTGCCCCTTCTCGCCTTTTTCAGGAATCAACCTGAAAGAACAATCGCTTATCTCAGTTTTGCAGTCTGACTTTTTTGCCGAAGTGCGCAAAATCAGTGCCGCGGAAGCACTCAACTGCAAAGGTGGCTGTACCTTATTCCGGCATAAGGACGAAGTGCGGGAAATAGCCAAACACAACAGAACTTCCAACAGGCAAAAGCGTACCGAACGCAGAAATCAAATCTACAAAACCAGCATCTCATCGTCCCGCCGTTTCCAAAATCCAGCATGCCTCTTACGCCTACGCAAAGCATTGACAAAGCCTCTGCGCGGGGGAAAGACAAACAACAACAGAATTGCATTCCGAGCGAAATCCCCCGTTGCGTTTTTTAATGAAAACGGCGTATAATATTCTCAATTTTCATATGGCAAAAGGAGGAACCCTGATGAAATTTTCCGAGATGCCGTACCATCGTCCGGACTTAGAAGAGTTCCGGCGGAAATACGGGCAGATTACGGAGGAATTCGGGAAAGCCCGGTCGGCCGAGAAACAATACCGGCTGATCCTCGAACACGAAAAGCTCTCCGGGGATTTCGAGACCATGGCGAGCATCGCCTACATCCGCAACAGCATCGACACCACCGATCCCTACTACGAGGCCGAAATGGCATTTTTCGATGCAAACAGCCCGGTGGCGAACACTTACAAACAGAGCTTCTACAAGGTGGTGAACGCTTCGCCGTTCCAAACGGAATTGGAAAAACGC
This window of the Ruminococcaceae bacterium BL-6 genome carries:
- a CDS encoding conserved protein of unknown function (Evidence 4 : Unknown function but conserved in other organisms), which translates into the protein MKEVLNFLKANKVFFLATAENGIPHVRPFGFVMDCDGKLAFCTSIQKNVCKQLAANPNVEISCVDAQCNTLRIRGKAVFATSEETQRKALEAMPSLSNLYSVGDGKFEIFYLDEPKAVCSTMSGETQVLEV
- a CDS encoding Radical SAM protein produces the protein MNLSAFMNGGISNIAQTAVRFYLHNSRGRAFMLRMSSSFDKNAQIREQYEKEGIHIPPFLIASIASNCNLRCAGCYARANGSCGNDETSKQLGTNDWRRIFKEASDIGVSFILLAGGEPLLRREIIQTAAEFKNIAFPVFTNGTMINSEYLNLFDGNRNLVPVFSIEGNDAQTDARRGPGISGQVWEAADRLKKKGILFGVSITVTTENKDSVVKRGFVDALRDRGCGLIFYIEYVPAEENTEHLVLTDTDVHELQSGIDCLRGDKRNKGLIMLSFPGDEQAIGGCLAAGRGFFHINPRGGAEPCPFSPFSGINLKEQSLISVLQSDFFAEVRKISAAEALNCKGGCTLFRHKDEVREIAKHNRTSNRQKRTERRNQIYKTSISSSRRFQNPACLLRLRKALTKPLRGGKTNNNRIAFRAKSPVAFFNENGV
- a CDS encoding DNA-binding transcriptional regulator, HxlR family, with translation MSPVNQKTQSQTGEDLLCPIRYTLDVVGGKWKLPILCMLASGNPTRYSSIRRKLDGITNMMLSQSLKDLEASGIVHREQYNEVPPRVEYTLTEKGRSIVPILLQLAEWGTEHMRTGAACGAYCDKCQSIT
- a CDS encoding protein of unknown function (Evidence 5 : Unknown function), coding for MTEDEKVMLVETEQRSKSNTYQINEIKSDIKEIKEDQKAIYQLTTSVKLIAQNIVHIQEDVNEIKQGQTDLSAKVDTQIKDIKSDVEVRVNNVKDKVNHIEKAPYDEYIKTKHEVKVKVLVGVVSTIALGAISTLIALFSNGNIKL